The following proteins come from a genomic window of Excalfactoria chinensis isolate bCotChi1 chromosome 6, bCotChi1.hap2, whole genome shotgun sequence:
- the LOC140253683 gene encoding uncharacterized protein isoform X1, with the protein MKEDLGEPAGEAQEAVKEGCLRTKGQPKSLLCSERVRRSACAPWWPFRSDLRSSSSSFKNRAGIWCDCRASVEGGELCCVLGWCMLSLGVRGPLILFEGDGMWVFLFRLRVCTRNGVGRGDACRSGACFIWCGAALWSEVPSLGQELQSLQVWISFLLCGTPEMLKSSTRGLGEQKKSLKTEEWPVSVQEGQEGGSGEPEVNRLYLCSWECDRTACSGCVSK; encoded by the exons ATGAAGGAAGACCTAGGAGAGCCGGCGGGTGAGGCTCAAGAGGCAGTAAAG GAAGGGTGTCTGAGGACCAAAGGACAGCCCAAGTCCCTGCTGTGTTCAGAAAGGGTGAGAAGGTCAGCCTGTGCACCCTGGTGGCCCTTCAGAAGCGATCTGAGGAGCTCTTCCAGCAGTTTCAAGAACAGAGCAGGCATCTGGTGTGACTGCAGAGCCTCTGTGGAGGGAGGTGAATTGTGTTGTGTTCTTGGCTGGTGCATGCTGTCCCTTGGTGTCAGAGGCCCATTAATTTTGTTTGAGGGTGATGGTATGTGGGTTTTCTTGTTCAGGCTGAGGGTGTGCACGAGGAATGGAGTTGGGAGAGGTGATGCCTGCAGGAGTGGAGCATGTTTCATCTGGTGTGGTGCGGCACTGTGGAGTGAAGTCCCCTCCCTgggtcaggagctgcagagtcTCCAG GTGTGGAtatcttttctcctctgtggaacacctgaaatgctgaaatcaaGTACTAGAG gtcttggagaacagaagaaaagcctgaagaCTGAAGAATGGCCAGTGTCAGTACaggaagggcaagaaggaggatctggggaaccAGAGGTCAATCGGTTGTACCTCTGTTCCTGGGAATGTGACAGAACAGCTTGTTCAGGATGCGTCTCCAAGTGA
- the LOC140253683 gene encoding uncharacterized protein isoform X2 has protein sequence MKEDLGEPAGEAQEAVKEGCLRTKGQPKSLLCSERVRRSACAPWWPFRSDLRSSSSSFKNRAGIWCDCRASVEGGELCCVLGWCMLSLGVRGPLILFEGDGMWVFLFRLRVCTRNGVGRGDACRSGACFIWCGAALWSEVPSLGQELQSLQVWISFLLCGTPEMLKSSTRGLGEQKKSLKTEEWPVSVQEGQEGGSGEPEK, from the exons ATGAAGGAAGACCTAGGAGAGCCGGCGGGTGAGGCTCAAGAGGCAGTAAAG GAAGGGTGTCTGAGGACCAAAGGACAGCCCAAGTCCCTGCTGTGTTCAGAAAGGGTGAGAAGGTCAGCCTGTGCACCCTGGTGGCCCTTCAGAAGCGATCTGAGGAGCTCTTCCAGCAGTTTCAAGAACAGAGCAGGCATCTGGTGTGACTGCAGAGCCTCTGTGGAGGGAGGTGAATTGTGTTGTGTTCTTGGCTGGTGCATGCTGTCCCTTGGTGTCAGAGGCCCATTAATTTTGTTTGAGGGTGATGGTATGTGGGTTTTCTTGTTCAGGCTGAGGGTGTGCACGAGGAATGGAGTTGGGAGAGGTGATGCCTGCAGGAGTGGAGCATGTTTCATCTGGTGTGGTGCGGCACTGTGGAGTGAAGTCCCCTCCCTgggtcaggagctgcagagtcTCCAG GTGTGGAtatcttttctcctctgtggaacacctgaaatgctgaaatcaaGTACTAGAG gtcttggagaacagaagaaaagcctgaagaCTGAAGAATGGCCAGTGTCAGTACaggaagggcaagaaggaggatctggggaaccAGAG